In Trueperaceae bacterium, a genomic segment contains:
- a CDS encoding ABC transporter substrate-binding protein — protein MGKSKVGVRAGLLGRVAALLAIAALGSGVGQTYVFQRLFDVETLDPIGDFSPWGQSVIENLYEGLYGVEGMSTELRPRLATGHEVSADGRTHTFRLREGVRFHGGNPFTCRDVEYSLERALVADPGLVGEALIGTAANALVELGEDGSDAAYEAYFARVADSVECLDDHTAVVRSLEPDAILFAALAGVRYVIVDSALVKANGGWDGTEATWRDWLGADLTAGYLHDHAAGTGAFRLASWEPGVRLVAERNPDYWGAAPRLERVVYEVVEDEEARVAALLAGEADQIDVRFTPWSELEGLAGVRLIGGPGDAATPPSVRVVGAAFFNQDMGADSPLIGSGRFDGHGVPPDFFSDVDARKCFAYAWDTGEDDPEYLADGAFFPSMLLLPFYAAYDPTIPRYGLDLAKAEEHCRAAWGGRLWEAGMYIAVPREDWLGALWKENIEALNPKFEIDVVDMSAEDSARLWDELRLPWVNNAGYASFPDPYEFMADWYQSSTSFTARLGYVNEEIDRLVALARREFDATKRDEAYRRVGRLAYEDAPFVIMPSFPYRVVVSARVEGAYRNPLFTEVRWADLSKLD, from the coding sequence ATGGGCAAGAGCAAGGTTGGGGTTCGTGCCGGGCTGCTGGGCAGGGTGGCGGCGCTGCTCGCGATCGCCGCCCTCGGGTCGGGGGTCGGTCAGACGTACGTGTTCCAGCGGCTCTTCGACGTGGAGACACTAGACCCCATCGGTGACTTCAGCCCGTGGGGCCAGAGCGTCATCGAGAACCTCTACGAGGGCCTCTACGGCGTGGAGGGCATGAGCACGGAGCTCAGGCCGCGCCTGGCGACGGGGCACGAGGTCTCGGCCGACGGGCGCACCCACACGTTCCGGCTGCGCGAGGGCGTCAGGTTCCATGGCGGCAACCCGTTCACATGCCGCGACGTCGAGTACTCCCTTGAGCGCGCGCTGGTCGCCGACCCGGGGCTCGTGGGTGAGGCCCTGATCGGCACGGCGGCGAACGCCCTCGTCGAGCTGGGAGAGGACGGCAGCGACGCCGCCTACGAAGCGTACTTCGCTCGCGTGGCGGACAGCGTCGAGTGCCTCGACGACCACACCGCCGTAGTGCGTTCGCTGGAACCGGACGCCATCCTCTTCGCCGCCCTCGCCGGCGTGAGGTACGTGATCGTCGACAGCGCCCTGGTGAAGGCCAACGGCGGCTGGGACGGGACCGAGGCCACGTGGCGGGACTGGCTTGGCGCCGACCTGACGGCGGGGTACCTCCACGATCATGCGGCCGGCACCGGCGCCTTCCGCCTCGCGTCGTGGGAGCCGGGCGTGCGTCTCGTGGCCGAACGGAACCCGGACTACTGGGGCGCCGCGCCGCGCCTCGAGAGGGTCGTCTACGAGGTGGTCGAGGACGAGGAGGCGCGCGTGGCCGCGCTGCTGGCCGGCGAGGCCGACCAGATCGACGTGCGCTTCACGCCCTGGAGCGAGCTCGAGGGCCTGGCCGGGGTCCGGCTGATAGGCGGCCCCGGCGACGCCGCCACGCCCCCCAGCGTGAGGGTGGTGGGCGCCGCCTTCTTCAACCAGGACATGGGGGCCGACAGCCCCCTCATCGGGAGCGGCCGGTTCGACGGGCACGGCGTGCCGCCCGACTTCTTCTCCGACGTCGACGCACGCAAGTGCTTCGCGTACGCCTGGGACACGGGCGAAGACGACCCGGAGTACCTGGCCGACGGCGCGTTCTTCCCGTCGATGCTCCTGCTCCCGTTCTACGCCGCCTACGACCCGACCATCCCGCGCTACGGGCTCGACCTGGCGAAGGCGGAGGAGCACTGCCGCGCCGCCTGGGGAGGCCGGCTGTGGGAGGCGGGCATGTACATCGCCGTGCCGCGCGAGGACTGGCTCGGCGCCCTCTGGAAGGAGAACATCGAGGCGCTGAATCCCAAGTTCGAGATCGACGTCGTCGACATGAGCGCGGAGGACAGCGCCCGGCTGTGGGACGAGCTTCGGCTGCCGTGGGTGAACAACGCGGGCTACGCGAGCTTCCCCGACCCTTACGAGTTCATGGCCGACTGGTACCAGTCTTCCACCTCGTTCACGGCGCGGCTCGGTTACGTGAACGAGGAGATCGACCGCCTCGTCGCGCTGGCGCGGCGCGAGTTCGACGCGACCAAGCGCGACGAGGCGTACCGGCGCGTGGGCCGCCTCGCCTACGAAGACGCGCCGTTCGTCATCATGCCGAGCTTCCCGTACCGGGTCGTGGTCAGCGCCCGGGTGGAGGGCGCCTACCGCAACCCGCTCTTCACCGAGGTGCGCTGGGCCGACCTGTCCAAACTCGACTGA